A window of Acidobacteriota bacterium genomic DNA:
CGGGGCCATCCTCGACCAGAACTCGATGGTGAAGAAGCCGCCCACGCCAAAAGTCCGGGCGCCGAGTTCTCCCGTTGTCCAGCTATGTATCTCGTTCCACCCGACCGAGATGGTGAGTAACAAACAGACTCCGGCTTCCCACCGATGACGTCGAAGATCTTTGAGGAATATGTGCCAGGCTTGTCGCATCAGTTCCGCTCCTCTAGCGCAGGTTTGCCGTGGCTTTTCGCCATTGCTATAAAGATCGAACGGAGCGACATGGGACTGAAAGTCACATCCCGTGCCTTACCTAGCCGCTGTTCGATATCGGAGCTGGTTTTCTCGGCGTTGAGTTCAGAGTTGGTACTACATCGAATACAGCTTCCACGCTGCGAAAGCGCTCGACCAGTGTAGTGAGTTCTTCGGATAGGCGTAGTTGTCCGTTTTCGAGGTAGCCAACGTGGGTCGCAAAGCTTTCTATCTCTCCCAAGTCATGCGAAGAAATGAAAATTGTGGATTCCGCGGCGCGCTCCACCAGGCTTTGAATAAGCTGGTCGCGGACGAGTGGATCGAGACCGGTGAACGGCTCATCGAGAACAATCAGCTTCGGGTGAAAGGCCAACGCGCTCGCGAGAACCGCCTTCATCCTGGTTCCGCGAGACAGAGTGCGCAGCCGGCGATCGAGCGGCAAATCGAATTGCCGTGTGAGTTTGTCCTCCAGTTGGCGGTCCCAGGTGGGGTAGAACGGACGCAGGAACGCGAGAAAGCTGTCCGCTCGCATCCAGTCTGGGATTTGCTGGTTATCCGAGACGTAGCCGATCGATGCGAGGTGTGTTCCGCGAATCTGTCTGGAATCGAGACCGAGCACCTCGGCTCGCCCGCTGGTCGCGCCGAAGATATTCATCAACAACTTAATCGTCGTGGTCTTGCCAGCGCCGTTCGAGCCAACGAGGGCGTAAATGGCTCCTTTGGGAACGGTAAGATTTAAACCCCGCAGCGCTTCGGCCTTCCTGAAGCGCTTGACTAAATTCTCGGTGCGGATCGCGTCGTCCATGGCCGGGTGGCACACCCTATTTTCGTCACGCTTTTAACTCGGTAGTTGATACTACGCTGTGCCGGGTGCCGCACGCTTTGCGGCTGTTGATTTTCATGCTTGCGACACCTAAGAGGTGGGTGCCGCATCCTTTTGCGGTTTCAAAAGGGTGCGCTGACGATGCACGTCGTCGATCCGATTTGCCCATTGAAGCATGCTGCGAGACTCGATCCAAAAACCAAATCAACGCCGTCGTAATTCCACCAGTTCCCATTTGCGCACCCTGCGAAACCCATCACAGAGTGCCGCACCCGCTGCTTAGATGTTGCAGGCAAAAAGGTAAAACAGGGTACGCCACCCGCCAGGTGCCTGCATCTGAGCAGCGCCCAATCCCAGCAAAGGCAAGCGACCGAGCTGTTCGAGAAGTTGTCGTCGCAACGTGTTCTTTTCCCTCCGATTTCAGAACTGAAAACCTGCGGTAATGTACACCACACGACCGTAAGTTCGTTCCCTGATGTAGACTTTGCCGCAATCCCATCTTGAAGTGATCTGAACCTTCAGTTGTGGAGGGAGAAATGAGGCTTCGCTCCTACCTGGCGCTTTCCGCGTTATTCCTTGCTTTGCCAACAATTAATACGAAAAATTCTGTCGCCGCGATCTCTCAGGTGAGTCCTTCGCAGGCCCAAATCACCATTCTTTACGATGCCTTTGGCCAGAATTCGCGAATGCAAAAGGATTGGGGCTACGCAGCTCTTGTTGAATATGGGGGTAAACGAATTTTGTTCGATACGGGAAACAACCCTAGAATCCTGGCTGAGAATGCAAAGGCAAAGGGAATCGATCTAACAAAACTGGATTTTGTTGTGATGTCCCACCGCCACGGCGACCACATGGGCGGATTGAGCTATCTCTTAGGCGTGAATCCCAAAGTGACGATCTATGCTCCGAAGGAGAGCTTCGGCGTGTATGGCGCAGATTTGCCCAGTAGTTTTTATCGCAAGGACACATCGCTGCCGCCGGAGAAACGCTACTACAGCGGTGCGCCACCCGAGGTTATGCATTTTGGCTCTGCTTGGCCTGACGTGAATTTTCAGTTGATCGATAAGAACACGGAGATCGCACCGGACATTCACCTAGTGACGCTAGTTTCGGACAAGCCCGGCACACTCGAATTGCGGGAAGTATCGCTAGCCATCAACACTCCAGAAGGACTGATCATTATTGTCGGGTGCGCCCATCCCGGTATCGAGAAAATTGCCGAATCGGCGAGCACGATCAACCCGCACATTCACTTCATAGTCGGAGGCTTACATCTAGTCGTAACACCAGATCCGGAGATCGAGAGGATCGTCACTGGGCTGCATGATCGTTTCAAACTGGATTATATTGCCCCGGGTCACTGCACGGGAGAACCGGCCTTTGCTGCCCTTCAGAGGGCTTTCGGTGGTCACTACGTTTACGCCGGGTTGGGAGCCACCCTGAAGCTGCCTGCTTCTTCCCAGGACGGACAGAGACACTGACCAGTGCTCCCTTTCAGCTCGGCCAAAATTTTCCATGTAGCGGTTGAGGTATGGTGAACAGCAGGTGAGGTGCTTGCTAATTCGTCGTCCCGATCTGGAATGGGATGCTCGGGGCGGACGGCGAACTCTTTCCCGTTCTGGGATCAACTTAGCCGATCGATAAGGTCCCGTCTCTGCGCGACCCTTTTGACTTATCGCACCGTACTCAGCCCCGTCG
This region includes:
- a CDS encoding ABC transporter ATP-binding protein; protein product: MDDAIRTENLVKRFRKAEALRGLNLTVPKGAIYALVGSNGAGKTTTIKLLMNIFGATSGRAEVLGLDSRQIRGTHLASIGYVSDNQQIPDWMRADSFLAFLRPFYPTWDRQLEDKLTRQFDLPLDRRLRTLSRGTRMKAVLASALAFHPKLIVLDEPFTGLDPLVRDQLIQSLVERAAESTIFISSHDLGEIESFATHVGYLENGQLRLSEELTTLVERFRSVEAVFDVVPTLNSTPRKPAPISNSG
- a CDS encoding MBL fold metallo-hydrolase; translated protein: MRLRSYLALSALFLALPTINTKNSVAAISQVSPSQAQITILYDAFGQNSRMQKDWGYAALVEYGGKRILFDTGNNPRILAENAKAKGIDLTKLDFVVMSHRHGDHMGGLSYLLGVNPKVTIYAPKESFGVYGADLPSSFYRKDTSLPPEKRYYSGAPPEVMHFGSAWPDVNFQLIDKNTEIAPDIHLVTLVSDKPGTLELREVSLAINTPEGLIIIVGCAHPGIEKIAESASTINPHIHFIVGGLHLVVTPDPEIERIVTGLHDRFKLDYIAPGHCTGEPAFAALQRAFGGHYVYAGLGATLKLPASSQDGQRH